The Setaria viridis chromosome 9, Setaria_viridis_v4.0, whole genome shotgun sequence sequence GAAGGCGTGTCGTCCGCGTCGATCCTTCTCAACACAAGTTTCGGCCTGGTACAATCGAAATCGCTCGCCCTCCACCTCTGATCATCCAGGGGGATCTTGCTGTGCAAACCGCAACCGCAACCGCAATGAATAACCCCTTGCCTGCTCATCGCAGCAACACAACCACCTCACAGATGCAGGCCTCTCGTCACTGTAACTTGTTCAGCAGAGAACACAGCGAGTCCGTGGGCGACGTTCTACCTGTAATGTTGTGTCTTTCTGGATCCAGTTTTAGCAGCTTAAGGTTGTGTAACCAACACATCTTTACTTGTTCCAAGTGTTTCTGGAACCGACAAGATTGAACGGATTCTCTTATTCTGTTCCTATATACCACTTATCAGTTATCGCACTACGCACCTATCCGACAGTCGGCACGACTTCACGAGCCGGAAAACCGAATTCTACCGGTGCTAGGCAGCATTGATGGAAGCACGGGAAGTCAGTCGAATACTCCATAAAACAGCTCAAGTAGCAGTACATGTCAACAGCAGAGGTAACTGAATCACGGCGCGCAGCAAGACGGGATAATCGCAATAAAAGGACGGTCACTCTCACTCAGCCAGGACGGCGCAGCATGCGCGGAAGGTATCCCTCAGCTCAGAGGAGGTAGCAGTAGGCGAGCAGCGGTGCCACCACGGCGGCCACGAGGGCGGTTGCCGTCATCCGAGAGCTCGCCGCGGCCTTCGGCGGGGACGCGGTCGCTCCGCCGCTCGGTGATCCCCCGGTAGACGCTCCAGGTGCTGcaatcacaagttcacaacaaGAAGGTCAGAAGCCGGAACCAACATTTTCGCGGTTGGCTCAACAGATATTTCCCGTCAGATATATCAGGTAAGAGGACAATGGCAGTCTGAAATTGAGACACCATGCACCATGAGTGACAGCAACAATAGCAGTTTTTTCACAACGGCCAAGCCATCGGGTGAGCTGTCAGTTTTTAGATGGGAAACCACGAGACTCGTCAGTTTCCTAGGCTCGCCAACATCTGTTTACACGAGACTACCAAGAAAGCAAACTCTCCTTCCTCAACCGATGGAGGGAAAGCACCAGACATTGCAACTGGACCAAAATTTCTAGCCCCTGGCAAGATGGGCCATTCAGTCCAGCGGTTGCCTTCACTCCAGCACGGCTCTCATAAATCAACATCACTCAAGAGCTTGGTCACACAGATTATTCAACACGTTCCACGGTCTCTCGAGAAAAACCCGAGACAGATAAGTACTCTCTACAAGAACGTGGTGTGGCCCAGCAAAATGCTGGCTGTCCACTTTGATTGCATcctgatgagtgatgagtaCCCCCGTGACTTGCCAGTCAGCCTGAGCCCGTGACTACAGTGACAAGAACGGCTGCGGATCTCCAGGAATTAACTAAACAGACCTTTTGCACGGAGATCAACAATCTAGTGCCAGATTAAGGACAAACAATGAAATGTTCCAGGTTGGGATGCTAACCTAAGAATATACTAGTACCATCATGATTCACCCTACTCTGCCACAGAAATGGAGCAGCCTAACAAAATTGTCTCGTCTTCATAAGTGATTAAAGATGGGCTGCAGAAGCAGGTCTTACACCTTTCACACAAATGGCCTAACAAAGTAGCTTAAATGTCACTATCTGTAGCTCAAACCAAGCATACTCCTAGCATACAAGTTAATGCGAATGGCAACCATTACATTTCTAACTAGATCGTTTGCATTTAACAACATGGGTTGATCGATTCATAAAAAAGCTTtcttttaattcatatgctcCTGTCAAAATCATTTGGTTGCTCACATGTGATCCAATCACTCGCAAAGATGCAAAGGTAACGGAAAACTGAGAATAGTCTACTTTGTTTGCGGGGCAACAAACACTGTGGTGGACCCATTTATGCCAATCCAGTGATCGACACTGGAGTGCCACTCATGGGAAAGAACAATGCCTCTTTGTTTTGAGCGTGGTACAGCTCACCTCCTTCTAGTAGAAAGACAACTCATTTTTTGTTGGCATATGATCTGTCCTGTACTTTGTGACAGCTAAAATTCAGATTTTATTTTCCAAATTAAAGTTACAGTATTACCAGATTTCCGTTCTGTTCATACTTGAAGATCTAATCAAGCCTAACGCAACAAATTCATAGAGCACGATCTAGTACTATGTGTCCATCCATGGTATAATAGAAGGCGTGCAGATCAGACGCATGCCATGATAGCgaaagagaaagggagaggagttACCTTCGGCAGGAGAACCCGCGGAAACTGCAAGCAAGCAAATCAAAAGAGACAAATGTTAGATCAGATCGAAATTGCTTAGTGTAGCAGAGGAGAACAGAACCTAACTGATCAAAGATTACTGACTCCGAACATCTACACTTAAATCCCTAAGAGAAATCGAAGAGACGGTGAAATCCCAAGAATTTTTTCATAATTTAGGTATGGTttcaggacaaaaggggggaaaTTCTTGAAGGAGACGGCATGATACTAAGTTCCGTGTACACACGAGATATGCTGAAATTTAAGCAAGAAGAAACAAAGGCCAGGAAGGAGGAGGGTTCCACGGGGCGGCGCTCACTGTGGCACTTGCTGAAGACGGTGTTGGACGAGCCGCAGGCGCCGGGGAGCGCGAGCACGCGTTTCATGTCGATGGGTAAGCCCAGGTTCTTGTTGCCCGCGAGGGAGCAGAGGCAGTCGACGACGGCGGGATTGGCCACGGCGGTCTTGACCTCCCCGCAGCAGGTCTTGGACGGGCTCTTCTCCGTGCTCCCCGGGGAGACGTAGTTGAGGCAGTCGGCCaggcccgcggcggccgcgatgcagtccaccgccggcgccggggcaggGGAGTGCGAGCCCTtccccgcggcggaggaggcgagcgcgaggaggaggcacgccacggcggcggcggcgcgggctgcgGTGCGTGCCATGGCTGCTGCGGTGGCGCTCGGCTCGAGTGGGGAGGAgcggagtggagtggagtggagcggGGAATGAGGTGATgagtgggggtgggggtgggggtgggggtttTCGTAGGCTGGTGGGACGCGGCGTGTGGACAGGTCACaggcggcggcacggcaggAATGAGACGTGCCCTGGCTGGCTCGGCAGCTGGCTGCCTTTACGGAGAGGCTTGAGACGGGATGACTACGGCGGCAAGGTTGGCATGACCGCATGAGCGGGGGAATCAGAGGTTTGTTGACCGGTTTGCGTGTTCGGTACATTCTCATTTTCTCGTTTGAATTTGAAAGAGTTGTCCTCGGTTTTAGCAGCCAAATGATTTTAGAACTCTTCAGCATTGGTGCAGTGACCAAACGAATCTACTCCATCCATGTATAAATAAATAGTTttttatatatctagatataatttACATTTAAATGCATGGTAAAcattatgtacctagaaaaatcaagcCGATTTAAATTTGAACGGTAGTAAATAATAAGATTCGGTTTGTAATGTGTTTGCAAGAAAACAAATGTCATCTTTTTACTAATACCATGTGTATTTAGACTAAGCAACCGCCGAACGTGCTAATCGGACATGATTAGAAACTCGAGCACAATAGAGGAAAATAATTAAATAGGGAAAAGGAATAAGGGCATGCTTTTGGAAACTTCGATTTCTTTGGGTTCGTGTTGAGTCCTCTGGCACGTCAAAATTATTAGATACTGCTTTCTTTCAAATAATATGcaatttctttttaaaaaaataggcATCCAAATAATAGAATAAGAGTCATTTATAATTATCTTTAAAAGACGATATGTCATCACCATGACATTGCTTTGTGTTGCAGGGCCATCCAATTTAAACTGATTCAAGTGCACACAATCATCGCCGCAACAATGATTGACATGTAATGCACTTGAAGCAATGTAAATTCAGCAATCTATAGGGTTTCCTCAGGACGAATGCAAATCGTTTTTGAGAGGAATAGCTCACAACAGACATCACGCATTTTACATAAATAATTTCAGAAGGTATGATTTATTCCAAACCAGTCTGATagcctgtttggatccctttATTGTAATCCAGATATTGGTTGTAAAAGCCAAATATCTACAATGCCTTTGTCTCCTCTTTTTCTTTCATAGGCAAAGAGTTGGAGCGACGTAAAATTGTAATTTCTCATCTCAGAATGCTCCATAAGCTAGGGGAGAGGGGATTATGGATTATGGGTGGGGATTCTAGAACCCTATAGTAGAATCCGCTCTGTTTGGTTTGGATAGTGAATTTTTTTACTAGATTATGGAATCTTTATCAGATCCAAACGGCCCTAAGAAAGTTTCAAACAAACAACAAGTAGGGACAGTACCGTTATACAAGGCCATAGTTAAACAATATCTGCTCTGTACTCTCTGACATCTTAAATTCAGATTTTATTTTGCCAGTTTAAGTTACAGTTTTAACTGATTTTTGTTCTGTTCATACTCGAAGATCTAAACAAGCCTAAGAGAACGAAATTCATAGAGCACAACCTAGTACTATGTGTCAATTTCTCCTGCACTTCATATATGGAACTGATCAGACGGATCACGGATGTCGTGTCGTGATACTGAAACAGAAAGGGAGAGGAGTTTTGTttcgtttcttttcttttctttgaggGCAGAAAGGGAGAGAAATGTTGGATCAAATCGAAATTGCTTAAAGTACCAGAGGACCTCTACACTAAAATCCTTAAGAGACATCAAAGAGACAGTGAAATCCcattgaaaaaaaattcataatttTGGTATGGTTTCTCGAAGGATGAGATGGCACGGTACTAAGTTTCTTGTACACATAAGATGTACTGAAGCATAAGCAAGAAGCAATGCCAGGGAGAAGCAGCATGGAGGAGGGAAGGCGCGGGCGGTTCTCACTGTTGCACTTGCTGGAGACGAAGTTGGACGCGCCGCAGGCGCCGGGGAGCGATGTCACGCGTTTCATGTCGATGGGAATGCCCAGGTTCTTGGAGCCGGCGAGGGAGCAGAGGCAGTCGACGACGGAGGGGTTGGCCACGGCGGTCTTGACCTCCCCGCAGCAGGCCCTGGACGGGCTCTTCTCCGAGCTATCCGGGGACACGTAGCCCATGCAGTCGATCAGGCTCGAGGCCGCCGCGATGCAATCcattgccggcgccggcgctggcgccgggGAGTTGGAGCCCGCCCCTGCGGcagaggcggcgagcgcgaggaggagccacgccacggcggcggcgcgggcagcgGGGAGGGCGGCCATGGCTGCGCTGGTGCTCGGGCGCTCGGCTCGAGTGAGGAGCGGAGAGGGGAGTGGAGGACTGGAGGTGGTGGGGGTTTTCCGAAGTTGGTGGGCCGCGGGGAGTGGACAGGTcagagaggaggaaaggagacgTGGACTGGGCTGCCTTTATGGAGAGGCCCCGCTTGACCGCGCTCAGGTTCCCcgtttcattttgatttttccgTTCTCAAGTCGTCACCCCCTTCCCCCAGAAATTCGCAGATCCTCGCGATGGGAGCAGAAGCCGAGGGTACTGCCCCaccgcaggccgccgccgccggcgagcccgcgACCGCTGCGAGGGCGCAGCCCATCAGCGCTGCGCAGTTCCTCTCCTGGAAGCAGCGCAAGGTCCTTTTTCCCCCCTTCCCCAACTAGAAAGTTCGCTTACTTCTTATACCATCAATTTTTTTAGGTTTGCAAAATTCACGATTCGATCTAAATTCCTGTGCATGAGTAGACGAATTAAATTTTCGATCTTTATGGTTTCCCCATTCACTAAGCTTTAGAAGTGTCGGTTTTGAGTGCTGGATTTAGGTGTGGTGATGCGATGATATTGCGAATTTAGTTAGAATCCTAGTTTTTGTTAATTAGTTTTGTCCTGAGGTTCTTTTCCGTGGCATGTGGCTTTGTATCTCTAATTTTCTTTAGGTAATCTTTGTCTGTAATTATATTTATTGATTATAGGTTGCAAGTTCCTGGCGGGTTGTCATACTGAAGTAGTTATCTGCAAAGTTCCTGTGAGAATCTAACATTGTGATTGTTTCGGCTAGGGATCAAAACAGATCAAATAGTTCCTCGTGGCTCATTAGCTTCCATTTAGTTAGAAGTGGATGAATTTATAACTTGTTTGATGTGAAGATATCAATGATACTTCTTTATCATACGTGTAATAGTTCCATTTCATTTATTTATCTCAAGAATCGTGAAATGTTGTGAATAAAGATAAGAAATATAGACAATGAATACAAGTACAAATAGAAGAGGAATTGTTAATTGGATCGGAAATCTATGTCATGTCTGTATCAAACGGATACAAGTTACATTGCTACCCCTAGTTTGAGCTGGTTGGTTTGATAATTATTGAGTAATGAAATTCTGTTTAATTAagacatttttcttttgattttagTGTTCTAAACTATGTGGTCTTTTTTAAGTGAAATTGTGACCTTACCAAGAGGTTGGAAAGGCCTTGTTTCATCTTTAGTTTGATTT is a genomic window containing:
- the LOC117837020 gene encoding non-specific lipid transfer protein-like 1 isoform X1, which gives rise to MARTAARAAAAVACLLLALASSAAGKGSHSPAPAPAVDCIAAAAGLADCLNYVSPGSTEKSPSKTCCGEVKTAVANPAVVDCLCSLAGNKNLGLPIDMKRVLALPGACGSSNTVFSKCHISAGSPAEAPGASTGGSPSGGATASPPKAAASSRMTATALVAAVVAPLLAYCYLL
- the LOC117837020 gene encoding non-specific lipid transfer protein-like 1 isoform X2 yields the protein MAALPAARAAAVAWLLLALAASAAGAGSNSPAPAPAPAMDCIAAASSLIDCMGYVSPDSSEKSPSRACCGEVKTAVANPSVVDCLCSLAGSKNLGIPIDMKRVTSLPGACGASNFVSSKCNISAGSPAEAPGASTGGSPSGGATASPPKAAASSRMTATALVAAVVAPLLAYCYLL